A portion of the Cryptomeria japonica chromosome 5, Sugi_1.0, whole genome shotgun sequence genome contains these proteins:
- the LOC131072276 gene encoding probable jasmonic acid carboxyl methyltransferase 2, with product MMVEAAKPILERGIYENLKLNFNGGAIVRIADLGCGTGWNTLVVADRIVKAVQSIVMEGDKPEFQVYFNDLPSNDFNSLLRILPPVGHDSGDADGGRKSVATRSYYAAAVSGSYFKRLFPGKSLHFCHSSFSLHYLSRVGN from the coding sequence ATGATGGTTGAAGCTGCGAAGCCCATTCTTGAGCGTGGTATATAtgagaatttgaaattgaattttaatgGGGGTGCAATAGTTCGCATAGCAGATTTGGGGTGTGGCACTGGGTGGAATACTCTTGTGGTAGCAGACAGAATTGTTAAAGCTGTGCAATCGATAGTTATGGAAGGAGATAAGCCAGAATTTCAAGTTTACTTTAATGATCTACCATCCAATGATTTCAACTCACTGTTACGAATCTTGCCTCCAGTTGGACATGATTCCGGAGATGCAGATGGTGGGAGGAAGTCAGTGGCTACAAGATCTTACTACGCTGCAGCAGTATCTGGATCCTATTTCAAGCGTCTTTTCCCCGGGAAAAGCTTGCATTTCTGTCACTCTTCTTTCAGTCTCCATTATCTGTCTCGGGTGGGTAATTAA